The following proteins are encoded in a genomic region of Nocardioides sp. cx-173:
- a CDS encoding Zn-ribbon domain-containing OB-fold protein, translated as MTATPAIEGWFTTGADPALLGSRCTPCATVFFPKVDGFCRNPACSGETFEEVPLSRHGRVWSYTDAQYQPPPPYVPAAEPYEPFALAAVELPEGLVVLGQVAQGYGVADLSVGQEAELVVETLYTDETGERTIWRWKPVVELGQEADQ; from the coding sequence ATGACGGCGACCCCTGCCATCGAGGGCTGGTTCACGACGGGCGCCGACCCGGCGCTGCTCGGCAGCCGGTGCACGCCCTGCGCGACGGTGTTCTTCCCGAAGGTGGACGGCTTCTGCCGCAACCCGGCCTGCTCCGGCGAGACCTTCGAGGAGGTTCCCCTGTCGCGGCACGGGCGGGTGTGGTCCTACACCGACGCGCAGTACCAGCCGCCGCCGCCGTACGTCCCGGCCGCCGAGCCCTACGAGCCGTTCGCGCTCGCGGCCGTCGAGCTGCCCGAGGGCCTGGTCGTGCTCGGCCAGGTCGCCCAGGGCTACGGGGTCGCCGACCTGAGCGTCGGCCAGGAGGCCGAGCTCGTGGTCGAGACGCTCTACACCGACGAGACGGGCGAGCGCACGATCTGGCGCTGGAAGCCGGTCGTGGAGCTGGGACAGGAGGCCGACCAGTGA
- a CDS encoding IclR family transcriptional regulator domain-containing protein: MAGRGQSADFVEALARGLDVIACFDATHRQQSLSEIATATGLARPTARRLLLTLEELGFVRSGKGGFTLTPRVLRLGSAYASSLGLWEMARPHLEDLVARTGESSSMSQLDGSDIVYVARAAVPKIIALRVEIGTLFPATLTSQGKVLLAALSAEERERVLALPTRSGLTQPEPDRDALEQELRDVRARGWALADEELARGVRSVAVPVRDGEGAVRAAMNVTVHAAETSVETLTGSYLPMLIQAAGEISADWSLWLSRPMTEPHR; encoded by the coding sequence ATGGCAGGTCGAGGGCAGAGCGCGGACTTCGTCGAGGCGCTGGCACGCGGTCTGGACGTGATCGCCTGTTTCGACGCCACCCACCGCCAGCAGAGCCTCAGCGAGATCGCCACGGCCACGGGCCTCGCCCGGCCGACCGCCCGCCGGCTGCTGCTCACCCTGGAGGAGCTGGGCTTCGTCCGCTCCGGCAAGGGCGGCTTCACGCTGACCCCGCGGGTGCTGCGGCTCGGCTCGGCGTACGCGAGCTCGCTCGGGCTGTGGGAGATGGCGCGCCCGCACCTGGAGGACCTGGTCGCCCGCACCGGCGAGTCGTCCTCGATGTCGCAGCTCGACGGCTCCGACATCGTCTACGTCGCCCGCGCGGCGGTGCCCAAGATCATCGCGCTGCGCGTCGAGATCGGCACGCTGTTCCCCGCGACGCTCACCTCTCAGGGCAAGGTGCTGCTCGCCGCCCTGAGCGCCGAGGAGCGCGAGCGGGTGCTGGCGCTGCCGACCCGCTCGGGCCTGACACAGCCGGAGCCCGACCGCGACGCGCTGGAGCAGGAGCTGCGAGACGTGCGTGCCCGGGGCTGGGCGCTCGCGGACGAGGAGCTCGCGCGCGGCGTCCGCTCGGTCGCGGTCCCCGTGCGCGACGGCGAGGGCGCCGTGCGCGCCGCCATGAACGTCACCGTCCACGCCGCCGAGACCAGCGTCGAGACCCTGACCGGCAGCTACCTGCCGATGCTCATCCAGGCCGCCGGCGAGATCTCCGCAGACTGGTCCCTGTGGCTGTCGCGACCGATGACCGAGCCGCATCGCTGA